In the genome of Haloarcula sp. CBA1127, one region contains:
- a CDS encoding ParA family protein has protein sequence MRVTIGMQKGGVGKTTTTINTAGALAERGHDVLAIDADPQGALTLKLGHKEQYRQFSDNPNEDAEALIDVLTQDGDMEFDQLDDLIISGGEYDIIPAHMRNFLAEKSLYTDRRGFESLKIALNRSDIDYDYVLIDSPPNLGPLADAALLAAENVLFPSEPNVIAQESLKILFDEVETLEDQFEVKIRAIGAILNQVPAQGSIAEDMQDWFTETFGEDRVLSVPDRDAIEHAIEYETSIYAYDPDDAGYPWDSDPINELRDCYLSIAELLEEINNE, from the coding sequence ATGAGAGTCACAATTGGTATGCAGAAAGGGGGAGTCGGAAAGACAACGACAACGATCAACACGGCAGGCGCACTCGCTGAACGTGGCCATGACGTGCTCGCAATAGATGCTGATCCGCAGGGAGCTTTAACGCTCAAACTCGGGCATAAAGAGCAATATAGACAGTTCTCTGACAACCCAAATGAAGACGCGGAGGCACTGATTGATGTCCTAACCCAAGATGGAGATATGGAATTCGACCAGTTAGATGATCTCATCATCTCCGGTGGGGAGTACGACATTATTCCTGCGCATATGCGGAATTTCCTTGCCGAGAAGTCTTTGTACACTGATCGGCGAGGCTTTGAGTCTCTAAAAATCGCTCTCAACCGCTCTGACATCGACTATGACTATGTCCTGATCGACTCGCCTCCAAATCTTGGGCCGCTCGCCGATGCTGCACTTCTCGCTGCAGAGAACGTCTTATTCCCAAGCGAGCCGAATGTTATCGCTCAGGAGTCGCTTAAGATCTTGTTTGATGAAGTAGAGACTCTAGAAGACCAGTTCGAGGTCAAGATTAGGGCTATTGGAGCCATCCTAAATCAAGTCCCAGCTCAAGGCTCCATCGCAGAAGATATGCAGGACTGGTTCACTGAGACGTTCGGGGAAGATCGAGTTCTCTCAGTTCCAGACAGAGACGCAATTGAACACGCTATCGAATACGAAACATCAATTTATGCCTATGATCCAGACGACGCGGGTTATCCGTGGGATAGTGACCCAATCAATGAGCTTCGCGACTGTTATCTCAGCATCGCAGAGCTACTGGAGGAAATAAACAATGAGTGA
- a CDS encoding PadR family transcriptional regulator, producing the protein MNLGRGVWFDRMYDVNSFKRDMLVVIAGMDDPMGTELTAELQEYYAEEITVGRVYPQLDEMAEKGLIKKMDKNGRGNKYRLTRRGVRDLQGHREWENQYLAPIDELST; encoded by the coding sequence ATGAATCTCGGACGTGGCGTTTGGTTTGACAGGATGTACGATGTGAATAGTTTCAAACGTGATATGCTAGTCGTGATCGCAGGCATGGACGATCCGATGGGGACAGAACTCACCGCCGAACTGCAGGAATACTATGCCGAGGAGATCACAGTCGGACGTGTGTATCCGCAACTGGACGAAATGGCTGAGAAAGGGCTTATCAAGAAAATGGATAAGAACGGACGAGGAAACAAGTATCGACTGACAAGGCGTGGCGTGCGAGACCTCCAAGGTCACCGAGAGTGGGAAAATCAGTATCTGGCTCCGATTGACGAGCTATCCACATAG